The genomic window ACCACCGCTCATATCACCATATAATGTTCCATAACCCACAGCAGCTTCACTTTTGTTTGAAGTGTTGAGCAATATATTCCCGAATTTATTGGAAAGGGCCATAAGCAGGGTTCCCCTGATACGTGCCTGGATATTTTCTTCGGTGATGTCAGGAGGGAAATTTTTAAATACCGGTTGCAAAGAACTTTCGAAACTTTCTACCATGTGTTTGATAGAGATAATATCGTAATGAACTTTCAGGTTTTCGGCCAGCTTTATGGCATCGTTCACCGAATGGTCCGACGAATATTTCGAAGGCATAAGAATAACCCTTGTTTTATCAGTTCCCAAAGCCTGGGCTGCCAAAACCAGAGTCAGTGCAGAATCAATACCCCCCGACAGGCCCAATATGGCGGTTTTAAAATTCATCTTGTTGAAATAATCCCTGATTCCTAAAATGAGGGCCTTATAGATCAATTCGATGGTTTTAAACCGGGTTCCTTCTGTGGGTATGGAAGGGTTTGGGACCAGGCTGGAGGATTCAAAAATCTGCCTGTCTTCTTCAAATAAACTCAGTTCACCTACAATTTCACCTTTGCTGTTGACTACCGTTGATCCGCCATCGAAAACCAGTTCAGTCTGAGCACCTACCTGGTTCACATAAAATACGGGGATATGAAACTTTTTGGCGTTGCGGGTCAGGATGTGCCGGCGAATATCTACCTGAGTATGGGCAAAAGGTGAAGCTGCAATATTGATGATCATATCGGGATGAAAAGGTTCCAGCCTTTCCATGGGCGAGACCGTGTACAGATGACTGCGGCCGAAATTGGTAAATACAGGCTGGTCATCCCATAAATCTTCGCAAATGGTCAGGGCAATTTTCTGATCCTTATAATTGATTATTTTAAAGTCATTATTGGGCTCGAAATAGCGGTATTCATCAAAGATATCGTAAGTGGGCAGAAGTGTCTTATGAACCATTTGCCGTATTGCTCCGTCTGCAAGGAAATAAGCCGTATTGTACAATTTTTTCCCGCTGGGGTTGGGATTCAGCGAAGGGCTTCCTACAATTGCGGCAATACCCTGGCAGGCCGCAGCAATTTTTTCTACAGATTTTCCG from Bacteroidota bacterium includes these protein-coding regions:
- the nadE gene encoding NAD(+) synthase; amino-acid sequence: MKIELIQINYHIANFEKNTRAIIEAIEKAKNKGVDLAVFSELSVCGYPPYDLLEQKDFIQDCGKSVEKIAAACQGIAAIVGSPSLNPNPSGKKLYNTAYFLADGAIRQMVHKTLLPTYDIFDEYRYFEPNNDFKIINYKDQKIALTICEDLWDDQPVFTNFGRSHLYTVSPMERLEPFHPDMIINIAASPFAHTQVDIRRHILTRNAKKFHIPVFYVNQVGAQTELVFDGGSTVVNSKGEIVGELSLFEEDRQIFESSSLVPNPSIPTEGTRFKTIELIYKALILGIRDYFNKMNFKTAILGLSGGIDSALTLVLAAQALGTDKTRVILMPSKYSSDHSVNDAIKLAENLKVHYDIISIKHMVESFESSLQPVFKNFPPDITEENIQARIRGTLLMALSNKFGNILLNTSNKSEAAVGYGTLYGDMSGG